Below is a window of Nocardia asteroides DNA.
GCGAGGATCTCGGGCTTGGCCACCCGCATACCGCCGGCAATCATCAGCACGCCGATCAACCGGCCGTCCGGCTCGTGCACCGGCGCCGCGGCACCGGTGATCTGATGCATGCGATGCAGGAAATGTTCGGGTCCGTGGATCCAGGTCGCGCGCCCGGTGCGCACGACGAGACCCACCGCGTTGGTGCCGATGCGGCGCTCGCTGAGGTCGTCGCCTTCGCGCACGCCGATCTCGGCGGCGGCCGCGACCTGTTCCGGGTGGCCGTGTACCGACAGCACCCGACCGAACTGGTCGGCGACCGTCACGATCAGACCGGCGCGTGCCGCGTCCTGGACCAGCAGTTTGTCGATCAGTGGCATCAGCGCGGCGATGGGATGAGCATCCCGGTAACGCACCAGATCGGCACCGCGAAGACCGCGACCGTCGAGGGTGTCCGCCGGATCGATCCCGCCACGCATACTGCGTAGCCAGGACTCGAGAACGAGCGGACGCAACAGGCCGGCCAGCTGGGTCAGCTGGTCACCACCGGCACTGAGAAAACCATGGGCCTGTGCGGCATAGGCTTCCAGAGCTCCGAGCTGTGCGCCGGACTCCGTCGCCTGCCGTGGGGGCCGCCCACCTGCAAGATTGCTGACCATTTGCCTTTCTTTCCCGCTACAAACTGTACCGGTGAGTTATCGGCAGCTTCGTCAGAAGTGCGGGTTTGTCCCGCAGGTCACATTGTGGTAGCAGATGTCACTTCGTCACACCGCATGCCGACGCGCTATGACTGTGGCGAGCAGCACCGTCGCGGCCTGCGGACCGCGGTGCAGCGGCACCGGCACCACCGACAGATCGGCCACGGTCAGGCCGTCGACACCGTGTACCCGGCCGCCCGCGTCCACCACCGATCGCGGGTCGCTCGCCGGGCCCATTCGGCAGGTGCCCGAAAGATGCTGGGAGGTTCCCAGATGCGCGCGCAGCCAGGCATCGTCGACGGCGCCCAGCGGCAGGCCGAGCATCTCGGCCGCGAGTTCGACCCCGGCGCGCGAGCGGTCCCGGTCGGCGGCGGCCCGGAGATGGTGCTGCTCGATCCGGGCCGGGACCGACGGGTCGGCCGAGACCAGGGTGAGAACGCCGGTGGACTCCGGATTCATCAGCGCGACCCCGAGCCTGCGCAGTCCCGGGGTGAACATCGGGGTGTACGGGCGCAGTTCGAGGTCGCCGAGTTCCAGGACGTATTCGAGCGCGACGGTCGACCCGGCCGGCGCGGCGCCGGGGTACTCGACACCGATCTCGGGATGGTCGGTGCACCACGCGCCCACCGGCGCCGGACGTACCACCGGCACCCCGAGCGCCCGCAGCTGCTGCTCGGGCCCGATGCCGGAACGGATCAGCAGCGCGGCCGATTCCACCGCGCCCGCGCAGACCACCACGTGATCGGCGAACGTCGTCCCCCGCTCGCGACCGCGCACCCACTCCACGCCGACCACCCGGTCACCGCGCAGCAGCAACCGGGTCACCATCGTGTCCCCGGTGACCGTGAGATTGGGCCGGTGCAGCACGGGATAGAGATGCGTGAGGGCCGGTCCGGCGCGGTGGCCGCTCGCCGAGGCCAGCGGGACCCGGCCGTAGCCGTCGCTCGGCTCGGCGCCGGGGAGCGCGTTGAGGTCGGCGATCTCGGCGAAACCGGCGGCGGCGCAACGCTCGGCGAAGTCGACGCTGACCGGGGCGGGGTCGGCGGTGCGCCGCACCGGGATCGGGCCCGCGACGCCGTGACCGGGGGCGGTGCCGAAATCGTGGTCGTGTTCGAGGTCGCGCAGTGTCGGCAGGACCGACTCGAACGACCACAGCGCGCTGTCGGCAGCCGCGCTCCAAGCCGCGAAGTCGGCGGCGGTCGGCCGGGCGAAGTAGCTGCCGTTGATCGCGCCCGACCCGCCGACGAGCCTGCCCCGCACGATATTTCCCCGGTACCGCCACAGCACCCGGGATTCCGGACCGACCGGCAGGTGCCCGGGGTCGAGCAGCGGTGCGGGAATGTCGGCGGGCCCGGCCCACACCGGTCCCGCCTCGAACACCCGCACCGTGCGCGCCGGGTCGTCGCTGAGCCGCGCCGCCAGCACACAGCCCGCCGATCCGGCGCCGACGACGAGAGTGTTCGTCACGCAGCCGAACTCAGCGCTGCTGCACGTCGGGCTTGAGCGCCTCGAAGCTGCGGGCCCGGATCGCGCCCAGCCACAGGCCGCTGCCGTAGGCGATGTCGTCGATCCGCTTGTAGGCCACATAGCGCACCGGGTCCAGGCCGCCCGCGTCGCGATGGGTGAACCAGTCGGCCAGGCCGTCGGCCAGCGCCATGGTGATCGCGATCTTGCGGATCCGGCGCGAGGTGAGCACCGCGAGCAGGGTCACCGGCCAATAGTCCCGGCACATCGCCGAAGCCAGCCGCCACATGCCCGCGAAGTAACCGCGCGCCAGATACACCGCCGCGATCCGGGTGGGATTGTCCAGCTCGGCGAACACCCGCCGCATCCGGAACAGCGCGGTGGCCAAGGTGACCAGGCCGCCGAGCAGTCCCCACCGCGACAGCGTCGCGAACAGGATGCTCGCCAGCACCGTCCAGGTGGGCAGCGACAGCGGCGAGACCATGCCCGCGTGCCGCTTGCTCAGCGGCGCGGCACCGGTGCCGTAGAACAGCCTGCGGCCGAACCAGGCGCGGAAGGCCACCCGGTGATCGTGGGCGACATGCGCGGCGGGCTCGTAGCGCAACCGCCAGCCCGCCCGTTCCAGCCGCCAGCACAGGTCGACGTCCTCGGCCACCTGCATCGACTCGTCGAAGCCGCCCTCGCCGAGCACGGCCGCGCGCCGGGCCAGCAGCGCCGCGCTCGGCACATACGACACGACACCGCGCGCGTGCACCGCCGACTCGCGCCTGCCGAGGTCGAGCGAGGAGCGGGTGTGCTCGTAGCGGGCCAGTGCGTTGGACTCCTTGTCCAGCGCCACGATCCGCGGCGCGACCAGCGCCACCTGCGGATCGCTGAAGTGCCCGAGCATGACCTCGAGCCAGCCGCTGCGCGGGACGACGTCGGAGTCCAGGAACGCGACGAAGCCCGTTGTCGCCGCCCGTAATCCGGCATTGCGGGCGGCGGCGGGTCCGAGCGGGGACTCGTGCCGCAGCACGGTCACCTGCCCCCGGCCCTGCCGCGGCGGCAGCAGCACCGGCTCGTCGGAACCGTCGTCGACGACGATCACGTTGTGCCCGCGCAGCGTGGCCAGCAGCCGGGTGAGGCCGTCGGCGTTGTTGTACAGCGGGATGACCACGGTGACGTCGTCGAGCGAGGGTTCGAGCCGCGGCCGCGGGTTCGCCACACCGGAATCGAGCAGCCGGCGGGCGACGATCGCGGACTTCGTGTCGGTCACCTCCAGGTACCCGTCGCCGATCAGCTCGGCGGCCTCCGGGGCCAGTCGCAGCATCCGCGCGGGGGATCCGCCGATCAGGATCCGACCCCCGGAAAATGCGCGTACCCGTGGATCGATCCGTACCCCGAAGCCGTCGGGCAGACGATCATGGCGCATTCCTCGCATGCTATTCGCACTCGAGCCCGCAGACATCATCACCCCACAAAAAAGGAGGAAAGTCCGCCAGAAATGCCGCTGTGACCGGTAATCGGACGCGTCAACAAGATCGGCAGCGCACTTTCGGCAATCGATCGTCCTAGCCGAGCGGACTCTCGTTGCACGCCTTGGCGGGCGCGCGCTTGACGGTCAGCGGCAACGAAACCCGGCCGCGGGTCCGAACCGGCCGCGAATGATCGACCGCCGGTCGCGGAATGGTGCGTCCCGGCATCGACAGCGCCGCTTCGCCATAGCCCTGCACGCATTCCGGGTCGGGACCGTTGGCGGGCAGGCCGGTGAAGAACTTGGCCGCCATGCAGCCGCCGCGGCACGCGTCGTAGTGCGAGCACTTGGTGCAGGCGCCGCCGTCGACCGGCTCGCGCAGTTCGCCGAACAGCTCGGAGTTGGTCCACACGGCGTCGAAACCACCGTCGGCGACGATGTTTCCGGCCTTGAAGCGGTCGTGGATGGCGAACGGGCAGGCGTAGACGTCGCCCACCGGGTCGACCAGGCAGACCACCCGGCCCGCGCCGCACATGTTCAGGCCGGGCAGCGCGGAACCGAAGGCGGACAGGTGGAAGAACGAGTCGCCGGTGAGCACGCCCTCGCCGTTGGCGACCAGCCAGTCGTAGAGCTCGCGCTGCTGCTCGGGCAGCGGGTGCAGTTCGTCCCACACGTCGGCGCCGCGGCCCGACGGGCGCAGGCGGGTCAGCCGCAGGGTGGCGCCGTAACGGTCGGCGATGGCCTTGAATTCGTCGAGCTGGGCGATGTTGTGCCGGGTCGCGACGACCGAGAGCTTGGCGTCCTTGAAGCCCGCGTTGTGCAGGTTCTCCAGGGCGCGGATCGCGGTGTCGTAGGAGCCGGGCCCGCGCACGGCGTCGTTGACCGCGGCGTCGGCGCCGTCGAGGGAGATCTGCACGTCCACGTAGTCGCTGGCGGCCAGGCGCGCGGCGACCTCCTCGTTGATCCGAACGCCGTTGGTGGAGAACTTGACCCCCACGTGGTGCGCGGTGGCGTAGTCGACCAGTTCCCAGAAGTCCGGGCGCACCGTCGGTTCACCGCCGCCGATGTTGACGTAGAAGATCTGCATGCGCTCGAACTCGTCGATGAGCGCCTTGCACTGTTCGGTGGTGAGCTCGTTCGGGTCGCGGCGCCCCGACGAGGACAGGCAGTGCACGCAGGACAGGTTGCACGCGTAGGTGAGTTCCCAGGTGAGGCAGATCGGCGCGGCCAGACCCGACTCGAAACGGTCGATCAGCCTGCCGCCCTGGGTGGTGTCGGTGGAGGCAGGCATGCGCACCGGGGTCACCGGCGTGACCGGACCCGGCGCGGGCACGATCATGTCGGTGTCGGCCAGCTGGCTGAGTGCCTTGACATGCATGTCGGACACTCCGACGCCCGCGGCTCGCAGCGCGTCCCGCACCGAGGTGTGGGCGGGCAGCGACTGCACCACCTCGACCAGATCGCGGCTCTTGAGGAATGAGAGCTTGCGAGTGCCGAAGTGATACAGCAGCGCACCGAAGGATTCCGGTCGCAGCGAGACCCGGGGGTGCAGGGTCCAGCGGGTGTCGAGGTCGAGCACGCCTGCCTCCATCGTCAGTACACGCCGCACATGCCGTCGATGCTGACCTCTTCGATCAGCGTCTCGGTGACCAGTTCCTCGTCGTGCTCTGCCATCACTACCTCCTTGTGTTGCCGGTCACCGCCGACCATAACGTCAGTGACTGCCAAAAAGGGCGGAATTCGAAAATCTCGATGGCCAGGAGCACGTCAGCGCACCCCTCTAGAATTCCGGGGGCAGGACGGGAACGGGCCGGAGTGCCCGGTGGCGGTAGAGGTGAGGCGGAAGCTTGCGTAACCACGGCGGGACAGGGAGTGGGGCCAGTTCGACGCTGTCGGAGTCGGAGATCGTCGAGGCGGCACTGCGCGTGGTGCGCGAGGACGGCGTGGAGAAGCTGTCGATGCGCAGGCTCTCCCGGGAACTGGGCGTCTCGCCGATGGCGCCGTACTACTACGTCGCCGACAAGCGCGAGCTGCTCGACCTGGTCGCCAGCGCCGCCCTGGTCGGGGTACGCAAACCACCGCGGGAATCGGGCCCGTGGCAGCAGCGCCTGCGTGAACTGGTGGACCAGATAGACGATAAACTGCGCAGGCATCCCGGCCTGGGCGACATCCTGCTCGAGCAGATGCTCGGCAAGCAGCTCGACCTGATCGACGCGGTGATGGAGATCCTGTTCGACGCCGGGTTCAGCGACCGCAACGTGCTGGCCGCCTACGCGACCATCCACACCTACCTGTTCGGCCGCAGCAGGGTGAATCCGCGAGATCGCTCGGTTCCACCGGACGTACTGCTGCCCGAGGCGGTGGCCAGGGCCACGAAGTACATGGCGGACCTGCGCGGCAAGTACTCCTACGACTTCGGGATGGAGGTACTCGTCGCCGGACTCGAGGCACAGCTTGCCCTGCAGGCGCGTCCCGACCTAGCATGAAACTGAAACACGTTCTAGTTTTGTTCGAGAGGACGACATGACCACAGTCGAGGTTCCGCACGGTTCGCGCTCGGTGGTGCTGCGGGTTGCCGCGGTGATCGCCGAAACGGCCGACACCAACTCCGTGGTCTTCGAGGTGCCCGCCGAGCTCGCCGAACGCATGAAGTACACGCCGGGCCAGTTCCTCACCCTGCGCATCCCCAGCGACCAGACCGGCTCGGTCGCCCGCTGCTACTCGCTGGCCAGCTCGCCGTTCACCGACGACCTGCCCAAGGTGACGGTCAAGCGCACCGAGGGCGGCTACGGCTCGAACTGGCTGTGCGACAACATCTCCGCCGGCGACCAGCTCGAGGTGCTGCCGCCCTCGGGCGTGTTCACCCCCAAGAACCTCGACGAGGACATGCTGCTGTTCGGCGCGGGCAGCGGCATCACCCCGGTGATGTCGATCCTGAAGTCGGCGCTGTCGCAGGGCACCGGCAAGGTGGTGCTGGTCTACGCCAACCGTGACGCGGGCTCGGTGATCTTCGCCGACGAGCTGCGCGACCTGGTCGGCAAGCATCCGCAGCGGCTCACCGTCATCCACTGGCTCGAACCGCTGCTCGGCCTGCCCACCGCCGACATGGTCGCCACCCTGGTCGCGCCCTACACCGGCTACGAGGCGTTCATGTGCGGTCCCAAGCCGTTCATGGACCTGGTGCACGACGCGCTGGCCTCGCTCGATGTCCCGCGCGCCCGCACCCACGCCGAAGTCTTCAACTCGCTGGCCGGCGACCCGTTCGCCGACCACGCGCCCGTCGAGGTGAGCGACGAGGAAGCCGCCGACGCCGCGACCGTGGAGGTCGAACTCGACGGGCAGGTGCACGAGCTGTCCTGGCCGCGCAAGCAGACCCTGGTCGACATCATGCTCGACAAGGGCCTGGACGTGCCCTACTCCTGCCAGGAGGGCGAGTGCGGCTCCTGCGCGTGCACCGTGCTCGAGGGCAAGGTCGAGATGGGGAACGCGGAGATCCTCGACCCCGAGGACATCGAGAACGGCTACATCCTGGGCTGCCAGGCGCGGCCGGTCACCGACCGCCTGAAGATCCAGTTCTGAGCCCGCCCGCGCCGCCTCACCGCAGTGCGCGGTAGGCGGCGCGCTGCTCGGGCGTCAGGTGCTCGGTGGCGTAGCTCAGCGCGGTCCGGCCCAGGCGCGGCGCGTACGTGTCGAGGAAGCCGGTGAGCACCGCCGGGTCCACGCGTTTGCCCGCCTCGCGCAGCATCCAGCCGAGCGCCTTCTGGATGAGGTCGCGGCGATCGTCGAGCAGGACCGCCGCCAGTTCCAGCGTGGTGCTCGCGTCGCCCGCCTTGAGGAAGGCGAAGGTGGACAGCAGCGCCACCCGCCGCTCCCACAGCGAATCCCGCTGCGCCAGTTCGAACAACAGGGCGCGGTCCTTGTCGAGCAGCCACGGGCCGACGATGTGCTCGGCGGAGGCGTCGACGAGGTCCCAGTTGTTCACCCGGCCCCGGCGCACCGCGTCCAGGTAGAACTCGACCATCTCCGCGCGGGCCGCGTCGTCGCGGGTGCGCGGTTTCGAGGCCGCCGCGAAACGGGCGTTCAGGATGAGCAGCGCGGCCAGGCGTTCCTCGTGGACCGGGCCGTCGAGCAGGTCGCCGATCTGCTTCAGCGGGAGCGTGGCGAACTGTTTGGCGACCTTGCGCGTGGCGGGGACGCGGACGCCGAGAAAGACGTCGCCCTCGCCGTACTCACCCGCGCCCGTCTTGAAGAACCGTTGCAGGTGGATCGCATCGGCGGGATCGGCCAGCGCGGCGAGCGCCGCACGTACCTGGGCGGCAGTGGGAAGCTCGGACACGGTGCACCTCCGGCGTCGGGGGAATTCCCTCGCATTCAACACCGGCGGACCGACAGATTCGCGGCGAACTCCGGCAGGCGTGTTCCGGCGCCGACCCGGTCGGGCGGTACCGGGGCGAGGGGCGGCGGCCTCAGCCGACCTGCGCGCCGACCACCCGGCCGGACTCGAAAGTGGCGGCGCTGCCGGGCAATTCCCCCGGCAGGCCACTGTTGCGCACCGTCACACTCCCGGTGCCGGTGGTCGGGCGGCCCAGTTCGTCCATCTTGCGGATCGTCTGCGCGGCGACGGCCTGGGCGCTGTCGAACAGGCGGACGCCGTCCGGCAGCGCGCCGACGATGGCGTCGATGACCAGCGGGTAGTGCGTACAGCCGAGGACGACGCCCTCGACGTCGGCCGGCGTGCGGGCGGCGGCGTCGGCGATGGATTCGGCGATGGCGGGCAGGTCGCC
It encodes the following:
- a CDS encoding ferredoxin--NADP reductase produces the protein MTTVEVPHGSRSVVLRVAAVIAETADTNSVVFEVPAELAERMKYTPGQFLTLRIPSDQTGSVARCYSLASSPFTDDLPKVTVKRTEGGYGSNWLCDNISAGDQLEVLPPSGVFTPKNLDEDMLLFGAGSGITPVMSILKSALSQGTGKVVLVYANRDAGSVIFADELRDLVGKHPQRLTVIHWLEPLLGLPTADMVATLVAPYTGYEAFMCGPKPFMDLVHDALASLDVPRARTHAEVFNSLAGDPFADHAPVEVSDEEAADAATVEVELDGQVHELSWPRKQTLVDIMLDKGLDVPYSCQEGECGSCACTVLEGKVEMGNAEILDPEDIENGYILGCQARPVTDRLKIQF
- the mftG gene encoding mycofactocin dehydrogenase MftG; translation: MTNTLVVGAGSAGCVLAARLSDDPARTVRVFEAGPVWAGPADIPAPLLDPGHLPVGPESRVLWRYRGNIVRGRLVGGSGAINGSYFARPTAADFAAWSAAADSALWSFESVLPTLRDLEHDHDFGTAPGHGVAGPIPVRRTADPAPVSVDFAERCAAAGFAEIADLNALPGAEPSDGYGRVPLASASGHRAGPALTHLYPVLHRPNLTVTGDTMVTRLLLRGDRVVGVEWVRGRERGTTFADHVVVCAGAVESAALLIRSGIGPEQQLRALGVPVVRPAPVGAWCTDHPEIGVEYPGAAPAGSTVALEYVLELGDLELRPYTPMFTPGLRRLGVALMNPESTGVLTLVSADPSVPARIEQHHLRAAADRDRSRAGVELAAEMLGLPLGAVDDAWLRAHLGTSQHLSGTCRMGPASDPRSVVDAGGRVHGVDGLTVADLSVVPVPLHRGPQAATVLLATVIARRHAV
- the mftC gene encoding mycofactocin radical SAM maturase (MftC is a radical SAM/SPASM enzyme that catalyzes the first two steps in biosynthesis of the electron carrier mycofactocin from the terminal Val-Tyr dipeptide of the precursor peptide MftA.); translation: MEAGVLDLDTRWTLHPRVSLRPESFGALLYHFGTRKLSFLKSRDLVEVVQSLPAHTSVRDALRAAGVGVSDMHVKALSQLADTDMIVPAPGPVTPVTPVRMPASTDTTQGGRLIDRFESGLAAPICLTWELTYACNLSCVHCLSSSGRRDPNELTTEQCKALIDEFERMQIFYVNIGGGEPTVRPDFWELVDYATAHHVGVKFSTNGVRINEEVAARLAASDYVDVQISLDGADAAVNDAVRGPGSYDTAIRALENLHNAGFKDAKLSVVATRHNIAQLDEFKAIADRYGATLRLTRLRPSGRGADVWDELHPLPEQQRELYDWLVANGEGVLTGDSFFHLSAFGSALPGLNMCGAGRVVCLVDPVGDVYACPFAIHDRFKAGNIVADGGFDAVWTNSELFGELREPVDGGACTKCSHYDACRGGCMAAKFFTGLPANGPDPECVQGYGEAALSMPGRTIPRPAVDHSRPVRTRGRVSLPLTVKRAPAKACNESPLG
- the mftA gene encoding mycofactocin precursor MftA (Mycofactocin is a small molecule electron carrier derived from the final two amino acids, Val-Tyr, of MftA, the mycofactocin precursor. It plays a role in redox homeostasis and the metabolism of alcohols and aldehydes in Actinobacteria, including Mycobacterium tuberculosis.); protein product: MAEHDEELVTETLIEEVSIDGMCGVY
- the mftR2 gene encoding mycofactocin system transcriptional regulator MftR2 — translated: MRNHGGTGSGASSTLSESEIVEAALRVVREDGVEKLSMRRLSRELGVSPMAPYYYVADKRELLDLVASAALVGVRKPPRESGPWQQRLRELVDQIDDKLRRHPGLGDILLEQMLGKQLDLIDAVMEILFDAGFSDRNVLAAYATIHTYLFGRSRVNPRDRSVPPDVLLPEAVARATKYMADLRGKYSYDFGMEVLVAGLEAQLALQARPDLA
- the mftF gene encoding mycofactocin biosynthesis glycosyltransferase MftF (Members of this protein family, MftF, are glycosyltransferases, members of PF00535 (glycosyl transferase family 2). The encoding gene is found as part of the mycofactocin cassette, in Mycobacterium tuberculosis, many other Actinobacteria, and occasional members of other lineages. Mycofactocin itself, a putative redox carrier, is a heavily modified derivative of the C-terminal Val-Tyr dipeptide of the mycofactocin precursor MftA (TIGR03969).) encodes the protein MRHDRLPDGFGVRIDPRVRAFSGGRILIGGSPARMLRLAPEAAELIGDGYLEVTDTKSAIVARRLLDSGVANPRPRLEPSLDDVTVVIPLYNNADGLTRLLATLRGHNVIVVDDGSDEPVLLPPRQGRGQVTVLRHESPLGPAAARNAGLRAATTGFVAFLDSDVVPRSGWLEVMLGHFSDPQVALVAPRIVALDKESNALARYEHTRSSLDLGRRESAVHARGVVSYVPSAALLARRAAVLGEGGFDESMQVAEDVDLCWRLERAGWRLRYEPAAHVAHDHRVAFRAWFGRRLFYGTGAAPLSKRHAGMVSPLSLPTWTVLASILFATLSRWGLLGGLVTLATALFRMRRVFAELDNPTRIAAVYLARGYFAGMWRLASAMCRDYWPVTLLAVLTSRRIRKIAITMALADGLADWFTHRDAGGLDPVRYVAYKRIDDIAYGSGLWLGAIRARSFEALKPDVQQR
- a CDS encoding DNA alkylation repair protein, with the translated sequence MSELPTAAQVRAALAALADPADAIHLQRFFKTGAGEYGEGDVFLGVRVPATRKVAKQFATLPLKQIGDLLDGPVHEERLAALLILNARFAAASKPRTRDDAARAEMVEFYLDAVRRGRVNNWDLVDASAEHIVGPWLLDKDRALLFELAQRDSLWERRVALLSTFAFLKAGDASTTLELAAVLLDDRRDLIQKALGWMLREAGKRVDPAVLTGFLDTYAPRLGRTALSYATEHLTPEQRAAYRALR